In Arsenicicoccus sp. oral taxon 190, the following are encoded in one genomic region:
- a CDS encoding SigE family RNA polymerase sigma factor, translated as MDERDEEFTAFVAARSGALLRYAYLLTGDHASAEDLLQNTLVKVYLSWHKIADRGSVDAYTRTALTRTNISMWRKVGRRELTTETTPDRPYEDRHDIDERDGMWTLLHTLGARQRTALVLRFYEDLPEAEIAAVMGCSAGTVKSQISRGLANLRKAMPAQPQLERGRDVA; from the coding sequence ATGGATGAGCGGGACGAGGAGTTCACGGCCTTCGTGGCGGCGCGCTCCGGAGCCTTGCTGCGATATGCCTACCTGCTGACCGGTGACCACGCCTCGGCGGAGGACCTGCTGCAGAACACGCTGGTGAAGGTCTACCTGTCGTGGCACAAGATCGCGGACCGCGGCTCGGTCGACGCCTACACGCGCACGGCCCTGACGCGGACCAACATCTCGATGTGGCGCAAGGTCGGCCGCCGGGAGCTGACGACCGAGACGACACCGGACCGGCCCTACGAGGACCGGCACGACATCGACGAACGTGACGGGATGTGGACATTGCTGCACACGCTGGGCGCCCGGCAGCGGACGGCGCTGGTGCTGCGCTTCTACGAGGACCTGCCGGAGGCGGAGATCGCGGCCGTCATGGGTTGCTCGGCGGGCACGGTCAAGAGCCAGATCTCCCGCGGGCTGGCCAACCTGCGCAAGGCGATGCCGGCGCAGCCGCAGCTGGAGAGGGGGCGGGACGTTGCATGA